The DNA sequence TTTCCTTTTTCAGAGCTGTCTGTTCCGGTTCCGGAAACATATGTAAATACCATTTGCGGATTTAACTTTGCTAATGTTTTAGCAAAATTTAAAGTCAAATCATATGTTACTTTTTTATATTCTTCTTCACTTTTTCCAATTGATGAAACTCCAGCACAAAAATAGCAAGCATTATATCCGACTAATTGATTTTCAATTTCATTTAAATCCATAAAATCTTTGTGAATTATTTCTGTTAATTTCGGATGACTAACTCCACAATGCTTTCTATTTATCACCAAAACATTTTCAACATTTTCATTATTTAAGCAGATGTGTAAAACACCTTCGCCAACCATTCCGGTTGAACCCGTAATTATTGCTTTAATTTTATTTTTCATTTTTTCCAAATTAAAACTATAGATATTTTTACTCAATAATATATTAGTAAATGTATGCATTATTTTTAGAAAAATTTTTATTAATTTTCTGCTTATTAGCATAGTATTGGAAATTGGGTTTGAAAAATTAGAGAGTTTAAGAGAATATAATGTTTATGCGGAAATGGATTTGTTTAACATTGTTAAAGTTGTTTTTCAGCTTCAATTGAATTTTCGATTTTATCTAAAATATTAATATTAGCAATATTTTCTAATTTTTGAATAATCTCATCGTGCGTAAAT is a window from the Ignavibacteriota bacterium genome containing:
- a CDS encoding NAD-dependent epimerase/dehydratase family protein; translated protein: MKNKIKAIITGSTGMVGEGVLHICLNNENVENVLVINRKHCGVSHPKLTEIIHKDFMDLNEIENQLVGYNACYFCAGVSSIGKSEEEYKKVTYDLTLNFAKTLAKLNPQMVFTYVSGTGTDSSEKGKLMWARIKGKTENDLLKLGFKDAYMYRPGYIQPIKGLKNAYKIYKITSPFYPILEKLFSKHVITLDELGNSMINVTLNDYEKKILENVDIRKTAN